One genomic window of Nicotiana sylvestris chromosome 10, ASM39365v2, whole genome shotgun sequence includes the following:
- the LOC138880334 gene encoding tryptophan--tRNA ligase, cytoplasmic produces the protein MEKREEAKELVEEEEQVVNPWEVSAKDGGKIDYDKLIDKFGCQRLDESLIQRVQRLTNRPAHVFLRRRVFFAHRDFNDILDAYEKGQKFYLYTGRGPSSEALHLGHLIPFMFTKYLQDAFKVPLVIQLTDDEKCMWKNLSVEESQRLARENAKDIIACGFDVSKTFIFSDFDYVGGAFYKNMVKVAKCVTYNKVVGIFGFTGEDHIGKVSFPPVQAVPSFPSSFPHLFSGNDNIRCLIPCAIDQDPYFRMTRDVAPRIGYHKPALIESSFFPALQGENGKMSASDPNSAIYVTDSAKEIKNKINRYAFSGGQDSIELHRKYGADLEVDIPFKYLGFFLDDDAELERIREEYGSGRMLTGEVKKRLTEVLTDLVERHRRARALVTDEMVDAFMAVRPLPNMFN, from the exons atggagaaaaGGGAGGAGGCGAAAGAGTTGGTGGAAGAGGAGGAGCAAGTAGTGAACCCATGGGAAGTATCAGCAAAAGACGGCGGCAAGATTGACTACGACAAATTAATCGATAAATTCGGTTGCCAGAGGCTCGACGAATCCTTAATCCAGCGTGTTCAACGCCTCACGAATCGGCCGGCTCACGTTTTCCTCCGCCGCAGAGTTTTCTTCGCTCATCGTGATTTCAACGATATATTGGACGCTTATGAAAAAGGGCAAAAGTTCTATCTATATACTGGCAGAGGACCTTCCTCTGAAGCCTTGCATTTGGGTCACCTTATCCCCTTCATGTTCACAAA ATATTTGCAGGATGCATTTAAAGTGCCGCTAGTAATACAATTGACAGATGATGAGAAATGTATGTGGAAGAATTTGTCCGTGGAAGAAAGCCAAAGACTTGCTCGTGAGAATGCTAAAGATATTATAGCGTGTGGATTTGATGTTTCCAAGACTTTCATTTTCTCTGATTTCGATTATGTTGGTGG TGCCTTTTACAAGAACATGGTGAAGGTTGCAAAATGTGTCACATACAATAAG GTGGTTGGCATTTTTGGTTTCACAGGTGAAGATCACATTGGGAAAGTTAGTTTTCCACCAGTTCAG GCTGTTCCATCCTTCCCAAGTTCATTTCCTCATCTGTTTTCTGGCAATGATAACATTCGCTGCTTGATTCCATGTGCCATAGACCAG GATCCTTATTTCCGAATGACTCGAGATGTCGCTCCCCGGATAGGTTATCACAAGCCTGCTTTGATTGAATCATCTTTCTTTCCTGCCCTTCAG GGGGAGAATGGAAAAATGTCTGCTAGTGATCCAAATTCTGCCATTTATGTGACCGATTCAGCAAAAGAGATAAAAAACAAG ATAAACAGATATGCATTCTCTGGTGGGCAAGACTCAATTGAGTTGCACAGAAAGTACGGAGCGGACTTGGAG GTTGATATACCATTTAAGTATCTTGGCTTTTTCCTGGACGATGATGCTGAGCTGGAACGCATTAGAGAG GAATATGGGTCTGGACGTATGCTAACAGGTGAAGTGAAAAAGAGGCTCACTGAAGTTCTAACAGATCTAGTTGAAAGACATCGACGGGCTAGGGCATTGGTGACTGATGAG ATGGTAGATGCTTTCATGGCCGTTAGACCTCTTCCTAATATGTTCAACTGA